The following proteins come from a genomic window of Lachnoclostridium phytofermentans ISDg:
- the aspS gene encoding aspartate--tRNA ligase — MAESMKGLHRTHRCTELSNSNVGEIVTVMGWVQKSRNKGGIIFVDLRDRSGLLQIIFEEGDIGTEMFEKASKLRSEFVVAVVGKVETRSGAVNENLLTGTIEVRATELRILSESETPPFPIEEGSKTKEELRLKYRYLDLRRPDLVRNLMLRSKVATLTRQFLSDEGFLEIETPMLTKSTPEGARDYLVPSRVHPGNFYALPQSPQIFKQLLMVSGYDRYFQIVKCFRDEDLRADRQPEFTQIDMELSFVDVDDVISVNERLLQKMFKESIGIDVSLPIQRMTWREAMDRYGSDKPDTRFGMELKNVSELVKDCGFAVFTGALENGGSVRGINANGQGEMPRKKIDALIEFAKGYGAKGLAYLSINEDGTYKSSFSKFMTEEELSALVAAMEAKPGDLLFFAADKDKVVFDVLGNLRLEIARNLELLDKNTYNFLWVTEFPLLEYSEEEGRYTAMHHPFTMPMDEDLPLLETDPGKVRAKAYDIVLNGTEVGGGSVRIFQNNVQEKMFEVLGFTKEEAYERFGFLLNAFKYGVPPHAGLAYGLDRLVMLMAKEDSIRDVIAFPKVKDASCLLTDAPNVVDDKQLEELSIALAKKATEE, encoded by the coding sequence ATGGCAGAGTCAATGAAGGGATTACACAGAACTCATCGTTGTACAGAGCTTAGCAACAGTAATGTTGGTGAGATAGTAACAGTAATGGGCTGGGTACAAAAGAGCAGAAATAAGGGCGGCATAATCTTCGTAGATTTAAGAGACCGTTCCGGTTTATTACAGATTATCTTTGAAGAGGGTGATATCGGAACTGAAATGTTTGAGAAAGCCAGTAAGCTACGTAGTGAATTTGTTGTAGCAGTTGTTGGTAAGGTAGAAACTCGTTCTGGTGCAGTAAATGAAAATCTGTTAACAGGTACCATTGAGGTTAGAGCTACAGAGTTACGTATCTTATCAGAATCTGAAACACCTCCATTTCCAATTGAAGAAGGTTCAAAGACGAAAGAAGAATTACGTTTAAAATATCGTTATCTTGATTTAAGAAGACCAGACTTGGTACGCAACTTAATGCTTCGTAGTAAAGTTGCCACATTAACAAGACAGTTCCTATCAGACGAAGGATTTCTTGAAATTGAGACTCCAATGTTAACTAAGTCTACACCAGAAGGTGCAAGAGACTATCTTGTACCAAGTCGTGTACATCCAGGTAATTTTTATGCACTTCCACAGTCACCACAGATTTTTAAACAGTTATTAATGGTGAGTGGTTATGACCGTTATTTCCAGATTGTAAAGTGTTTCCGTGATGAGGACCTTCGTGCGGATAGACAGCCAGAGTTTACTCAGATCGATATGGAACTTAGCTTTGTTGATGTAGATGATGTAATCTCTGTCAATGAGCGTCTATTACAGAAGATGTTTAAAGAATCGATTGGTATCGACGTTTCCCTTCCAATTCAGAGAATGACATGGAGAGAAGCTATGGACCGTTACGGTTCTGATAAACCAGATACTAGATTTGGAATGGAATTAAAGAACGTATCGGAACTTGTAAAGGACTGTGGCTTCGCAGTATTTACCGGTGCCTTAGAAAATGGTGGATCTGTTCGTGGTATCAATGCAAATGGACAGGGTGAAATGCCACGTAAGAAGATAGATGCCTTAATTGAATTTGCAAAAGGTTATGGAGCAAAAGGATTAGCTTACTTAAGTATCAATGAAGATGGGACTTATAAGTCTTCTTTCTCAAAATTCATGACAGAGGAAGAATTATCTGCATTAGTAGCGGCAATGGAAGCTAAGCCAGGAGACCTTCTGTTCTTTGCAGCAGATAAAGATAAAGTAGTATTCGATGTTCTTGGTAATCTTCGTCTTGAGATTGCGAGAAATCTTGAATTGTTAGATAAGAATACTTATAACTTCTTATGGGTAACAGAGTTTCCATTACTTGAGTACTCAGAAGAAGAGGGAAGATATACCGCGATGCATCATCCATTTACAATGCCTATGGATGAAGACCTTCCACTTCTTGAAACTGACCCAGGTAAAGTTCGTGCGAAAGCATACGATATCGTATTAAATGGTACAGAAGTAGGTGGCGGTAGTGTCCGTATCTTCCAGAATAATGTACAGGAAAAGATGTTTGAAGTTCTTGGATTTACGAAGGAAGAGGCTTATGAACGTTTTGGATTCTTATTAAATGCATTCAAATATGGTGTTCCACCACACGCAGGTTTAGCTTACGGTTTAGATCGACTTGTCATGTTGATGGCAAAAGAGGATTCCATCCGTGATGTAATCGCGTTCCCTAAAGTTAAGGATGCTTCCTGTTTATTAACAGATGCACCAAATGTTGTAGATGACAAACAGCTAGAGGAACTTTCTATTGCACTTGCAAAGAAAGCTACTGAAGAATAA
- a CDS encoding DUF1294 domain-containing protein — MLGFSSMGIDKKKAKAREWRIRERTLFLIAFIGGSLGSLLGMKVFHHKTKHKNFQILIPLFLILQITLGIIYIVKM; from the coding sequence CTGTTAGGATTTAGCAGTATGGGAATTGATAAAAAGAAAGCCAAGGCTAGAGAGTGGAGAATTAGGGAAAGAACGTTATTCTTAATTGCATTCATAGGAGGGAGCTTAGGCTCTCTTCTTGGTATGAAGGTATTCCACCACAAAACAAAGCATAAAAATTTTCAGATATTGATTCCTTTATTCTTAATATTGCAAATTACACTTGGAATTATTTACATTGTGAAAATGTAA
- a CDS encoding cold-shock protein, with product MNKGTVKWFNNQKGFGFISDEQGNDVFVHYSGLNMDGFKSLEEGQEVAFEVVQGAKGPQATNVTRI from the coding sequence ATGAACAAAGGTACTGTAAAGTGGTTTAACAATCAAAAAGGTTTTGGTTTCATCTCTGATGAGCAGGGTAACGATGTATTCGTACATTACTCAGGACTTAACATGGACGGCTTCAAGTCTTTAGAAGAAGGACAGGAAGTTGCATTTGAAGTGGTTCAGGGTGCTAAAGGACCTCAGGCTACTAACGTAACAAGAATATAA
- a CDS encoding aldose epimerase family protein: MKISQRPFGKTKQGEKVTLYTITNDHGMVVSFSDFGANIVSIIVPDKNGTFADVALGYDNVKQYEVNGPGYGSFIGRHANRIAEALVVINGKEYKLEKNDGNHNLHSGSKGYNKFLYETEVFKDKDETTVEFSRLSPDMEQGLPGNLDLVVSYTLTNDNELAIEYYGVSDKDTIINFTNHSYFNLAGHNSGSIEGHQVMIDSDEFTLTDETLIPTGEIAKVEGTPMDFRKLKKIGKDIEADYQPLRVAGGYDHNYVLKTSEEEAAKVAELWEEKSGRLMEVFTDAKGLQLYTGNFILGNENGKEGYCYQKRDGVCFETQYYPNSCNISNFPSCLKNAGEPFESVTIYKFSVKK, encoded by the coding sequence ATGAAAATATCTCAAAGACCGTTTGGTAAGACCAAGCAGGGAGAAAAAGTAACATTATATACGATAACAAATGATCATGGTATGGTGGTATCCTTCAGTGATTTTGGTGCTAATATTGTAAGTATTATAGTACCGGACAAGAATGGTACATTTGCGGATGTAGCATTAGGGTATGATAATGTAAAACAATATGAAGTGAATGGACCAGGATACGGTTCTTTTATTGGTCGTCATGCGAATCGTATCGCAGAAGCTTTGGTTGTAATAAATGGGAAAGAGTACAAATTAGAAAAGAACGATGGCAATCACAATTTACATAGCGGTAGTAAAGGCTATAATAAATTCCTATATGAAACTGAAGTCTTTAAAGACAAGGATGAGACAACAGTAGAGTTTTCCAGATTAAGTCCTGATATGGAACAGGGATTACCGGGTAATCTTGATCTTGTGGTTTCCTATACCTTAACAAATGATAATGAATTGGCTATTGAATATTATGGAGTATCAGATAAGGATACAATTATTAACTTTACCAATCATTCTTATTTTAATTTGGCTGGCCATAATAGCGGAAGTATAGAAGGTCATCAGGTAATGATTGATTCAGATGAATTTACATTAACAGATGAAACGTTAATTCCTACAGGCGAAATTGCAAAGGTAGAAGGAACACCAATGGATTTTCGTAAATTGAAGAAAATAGGAAAAGATATTGAAGCAGATTATCAACCTCTTCGCGTTGCTGGTGGGTATGATCATAATTATGTTTTAAAAACCTCAGAAGAGGAAGCAGCTAAAGTTGCTGAACTTTGGGAGGAAAAGAGCGGACGCCTCATGGAGGTATTTACCGACGCGAAAGGTCTTCAGCTCTATACTGGTAATTTTATTCTTGGAAATGAAAATGGAAAAGAAGGATATTGCTATCAGAAACGTGATGGAGTTTGCTTTGAAACACAATATTATCCAAATTCCTGTAATATAAGTAATTTTCCATCCTGTCTTAAGAATGCAGGAGAACCTTTTGAAAGTGTTACGATCTATAAATTCTCAGTGAAAAAATAA
- the upp gene encoding uracil phosphoribosyltransferase — protein MSNVCIMDHPLIQHKIGIMRMKTTSTKEFRDLVAEVAMLIYYEASRNLPLADKEVETPLTKAIVKEIEGKKLCVVPILRAGMHMADGILNLTPNAKVGHIGLYRNEETLEPVEYFCKLPSDAPDREIFVVDPMLATGGSAIAAITLLKRRGIEKIRFLCLIAAPEGLKKLQEAHPDVDVFIGALDERLNEQGYILPGLGDAGDRIYGTK, from the coding sequence ATGTCAAATGTTTGCATTATGGATCATCCTCTAATCCAACATAAGATTGGTATTATGAGAATGAAAACCACATCTACTAAAGAATTTCGTGATTTAGTAGCCGAAGTAGCTATGCTTATCTATTATGAGGCAAGCCGCAACCTACCATTAGCTGATAAGGAAGTGGAGACTCCACTTACTAAGGCTATTGTTAAAGAAATCGAAGGTAAGAAATTATGTGTCGTTCCAATTCTACGTGCCGGAATGCATATGGCAGACGGTATTCTTAATCTAACACCGAATGCAAAAGTAGGCCACATAGGATTATATCGTAACGAAGAAACTCTTGAACCTGTTGAGTACTTCTGTAAATTACCATCTGACGCTCCTGATCGCGAAATCTTTGTTGTGGATCCAATGCTAGCTACTGGTGGTTCTGCTATTGCAGCTATCACATTATTAAAAAGACGCGGCATTGAAAAAATTCGTTTCCTCTGCCTAATTGCAGCTCCAGAAGGTCTTAAAAAATTACAAGAAGCTCATCCAGACGTTGATGTTTTTATCGGTGCACTTGATGAGCGTCTAAATGAACAGGGTTATATTTTACCTGGTTTAGGTGATGCTGGTGATCGTATCTACGGTACAAAATAA
- a CDS encoding response regulator, protein MIDTIFHGDKIGATALIVDDNPVNLIAGGMMLKTYGLSVETAGGGRDALEKVAEKDYDLIFMDLMMPEIDGVETAKRIHKLVGKFGQVIIAISGALIGENEKIATTNEFSDVLEKPIEADKLSQCLKRWLPKEKLCENLIDSFHEIGERTDEVSEFIEIFQQVTTLDCRLGLHYALNQVDNYIRIAEASMKQLIQSKDKLELITEEKERGIMQAECHSLKSILYHLGSRELAEDATALEMKRMSEESLEHNNSIHECQMEQLKRFLMRINLFCSELEQALIAYNNRRNPKNETMGISNCSKEVIAKQQGKVLYHISHYEYFEIINGLRLLLTMVSKENQKKIHQAMEAAEEFDYENTAKYVNQIII, encoded by the coding sequence GTGATTGATACAATCTTTCATGGGGATAAAATTGGAGCCACAGCTTTAATCGTAGATGACAATCCTGTTAATCTGATAGCAGGAGGAATGATGTTAAAGACATATGGTCTTTCTGTTGAAACTGCAGGAGGCGGACGGGATGCCTTAGAAAAGGTGGCTGAAAAAGATTATGACTTAATTTTTATGGATCTCATGATGCCAGAAATAGATGGAGTTGAAACTGCGAAAAGGATACATAAATTAGTGGGAAAATTCGGTCAGGTGATTATAGCGATTTCAGGTGCTCTCATCGGTGAAAATGAAAAAATCGCAACAACAAATGAATTTTCTGATGTATTAGAAAAACCAATTGAGGCAGATAAGCTAAGTCAATGTTTAAAAAGATGGTTACCAAAAGAAAAATTATGTGAGAATTTGATAGATTCCTTTCACGAGATTGGGGAAAGAACGGATGAAGTATCAGAATTTATAGAAATATTTCAACAGGTTACTACGCTTGATTGTAGATTAGGCTTGCATTATGCTCTAAATCAGGTGGATAATTATATCCGCATAGCAGAAGCATCGATGAAACAATTAATTCAATCAAAAGATAAGTTAGAACTTATTACAGAAGAGAAAGAACGTGGTATTATGCAAGCAGAATGCCATTCTTTAAAAAGTATATTGTATCATTTGGGATCAAGAGAATTAGCGGAAGATGCAACTGCCCTTGAAATGAAAAGAATGAGCGAGGAATCATTGGAACATAATAATTCTATCCATGAATGCCAGATGGAACAACTAAAGAGATTTCTCATGCGCATTAACTTATTTTGTAGTGAACTCGAACAAGCGTTAATCGCATATAATAATAGAAGAAATCCTAAGAATGAAACCATGGGGATTTCTAACTGTTCTAAAGAAGTAATCGCAAAGCAGCAGGGGAAAGTATTATATCATATTAGTCATTATGAATATTTTGAGATTATAAATGGATTAAGACTACTGTTAACGATGGTATCTAAGGAAAATCAAAAAAAGATTCATCAAGCGATGGAAGCAGCGGAAGAATTTGATTATGAAAACACTGCAAAGTATGTGAATCAAATTATAATTTGA
- a CDS encoding ABC transporter substrate-binding protein: protein MKKFKKLLTLGLILTIVMTGCGTKAGNENHETNEMPTSEAQITAQPSTGTEPATTPTGLPEDTTENNETKYPLTVTDTMGTTITFENEPQTMISFSPSITEILYALSLSDKLIGRTDYCDYPAEALSIESIGDFYNPDIEKVVSLAPDVVLASSLWTEDVIQKFKEVGITVVVANEDKDVAGIYGMIDLIGQIFNCQDNSAKLVETMKTQIEDVTKKVASLPKKTVYYVVGFGEYGDYTAGGDTFIGNLLTLAGGDNIAKNVSGWSYTLESLIDADPEVIILDSSMKDSFISSDNYKDLSAVKNNQVYSIDNNLLERQSYRVADGILEVAKILHPEAFQ from the coding sequence ATGAAGAAATTTAAAAAACTATTGACACTTGGATTGATTCTAACCATTGTCATGACAGGTTGTGGGACAAAAGCAGGCAATGAGAATCATGAAACTAATGAAATGCCAACTTCAGAGGCACAAATTACTGCTCAGCCATCAACTGGCACAGAACCAGCCACAACCCCGACTGGCTTACCAGAGGATACTACAGAGAATAATGAAACTAAGTACCCACTCACAGTTACCGATACTATGGGAACTACCATTACGTTTGAAAATGAACCTCAAACAATGATATCGTTTTCTCCTAGTATCACAGAGATATTATATGCACTTTCGCTATCAGATAAATTGATTGGACGTACGGATTATTGTGATTATCCAGCGGAAGCATTGTCTATTGAATCTATCGGAGATTTTTATAATCCTGATATAGAAAAAGTTGTAAGTCTAGCTCCAGATGTTGTATTAGCTTCTTCCCTATGGACGGAAGATGTTATTCAAAAATTTAAAGAGGTTGGAATTACGGTCGTTGTAGCGAATGAAGATAAAGATGTTGCTGGTATCTATGGGATGATTGATTTAATTGGACAGATATTTAATTGTCAGGATAATTCAGCAAAGCTTGTAGAAACAATGAAAACACAAATAGAAGATGTAACAAAGAAGGTTGCGTCACTTCCTAAGAAGACTGTATATTATGTAGTAGGTTTTGGGGAATACGGAGATTATACAGCCGGAGGTGATACCTTTATCGGAAATTTATTAACACTAGCAGGTGGAGATAATATTGCTAAAAATGTTAGTGGATGGTCATATACATTAGAAAGTTTAATTGATGCAGACCCAGAGGTAATTATTTTAGATTCCAGTATGAAGGATAGCTTTATCTCAAGTGATAACTATAAAGATTTAAGTGCTGTAAAGAATAATCAAGTGTATAGTATTGATAATAATTTACTGGAACGTCAAAGTTATCGTGTTGCTGATGGAATTTTAGAGGTAGCAAAAATACTGCATCCAGAAGCATTTCAATAG
- a CDS encoding FecCD family ABC transporter permease, translated as MNKRKTSFYYLVFTLLLLITIIVTASVGSANITIYDSLKVLLSKIPIIRKLIETSDIPKNYVTIIWNIRIPRILLSGLSGASLALVGACFQGLFRNPLADPQILGISSGAALGATIATLSGMTISFFGLGVIGAFAFVGALLTVFLVYQIAFTGSTGSVTHIVLTGTAISSMLSAMISLLMSIRREQIEKVYMWTLGSFSAASMKKVGFLLLFFVVCATIIIVYARELNIIAAGEETAESLGIDTLKVKRTLIIVGSLLVAACVSVCGIIGFVGLIIPHMIRLLLGPRHERLLPFSCIFGAFFLIVCDTLARTLRAPGELPVGVITALFGAPYFLLLLYRDKKRMV; from the coding sequence ATGAACAAAAGAAAGACTTCATTTTATTATCTAGTGTTTACGTTGCTACTACTTATTACGATTATTGTCACAGCATCAGTTGGTTCAGCCAACATAACAATATATGATAGTTTAAAGGTCCTTCTAAGTAAAATACCGATTATTAGAAAGTTAATAGAAACTTCGGATATACCTAAAAATTATGTTACGATTATTTGGAATATTCGAATACCTAGGATTTTACTCTCTGGTTTAAGCGGAGCCTCACTTGCGTTAGTAGGGGCATGTTTTCAAGGATTATTTCGTAATCCACTTGCAGACCCACAGATACTTGGCATTTCCTCTGGTGCAGCTCTTGGAGCTACGATAGCTACACTAAGTGGTATGACGATATCATTTTTTGGTCTGGGTGTGATAGGGGCATTTGCCTTTGTTGGAGCTCTACTTACTGTTTTCTTAGTATACCAAATTGCGTTTACTGGAAGTACTGGTTCAGTTACTCATATTGTGCTAACTGGTACAGCGATTAGTTCTATGTTGTCTGCTATGATTTCCTTATTAATGAGTATTAGAAGAGAGCAGATAGAAAAGGTTTATATGTGGACTCTTGGAAGCTTTTCTGCAGCTAGCATGAAGAAAGTCGGATTTCTTCTCCTGTTTTTTGTTGTCTGTGCTACGATAATTATTGTGTATGCGAGAGAACTAAACATTATAGCGGCAGGTGAGGAAACTGCAGAAAGTCTTGGTATTGATACATTGAAAGTGAAGAGAACTCTTATCATAGTTGGTTCACTTTTGGTAGCCGCTTGCGTCTCGGTTTGTGGTATTATAGGCTTTGTCGGTTTAATTATACCTCATATGATACGATTGCTACTTGGTCCAAGACACGAGAGATTATTGCCATTTAGTTGTATCTTTGGTGCCTTTTTCTTAATTGTTTGTGATACTTTAGCAAGAACCTTAAGAGCACCTGGAGAATTACCAGTCGGAGTTATTACCGCATTATTTGGAGCACCATATTTCTTATTATTACTATATCGTGATAAGAAAAGGATGGTGTAA
- a CDS encoding ABC transporter ATP-binding protein: MDKLQTIQINELTWQPQKEEDAILKEICATFLQGGFYGILGPNGSGKTSFIRHILRLLPVESGRIFLENKEITSYKRNDIAKKMSLVPQNTNIETRFTAYEIVMMGRAPYQKRFQAVSDKDREIVNEAMKMTNCYHLREAIFSRLSGGEKQRVITARAIAQQTPWLFLDEPVAHLDVRYQMELMKYLKKLNDTKNTSIITVLHDINLAARYCKQIVLMKDGRIVAAGETKQVLTIDNLNQVFEILFYELENEALGGTYFIPTPS, from the coding sequence ATGGATAAATTACAGACAATACAAATAAATGAACTTACTTGGCAGCCACAAAAAGAGGAGGATGCAATCTTAAAAGAGATATGTGCGACTTTTTTACAGGGAGGGTTTTACGGTATTTTGGGGCCAAACGGATCCGGAAAAACCTCATTTATTCGCCATATCCTAAGATTGTTACCAGTAGAGTCAGGAAGAATATTCCTTGAAAATAAGGAAATTACAAGTTATAAACGTAACGATATAGCGAAAAAGATGTCCCTAGTCCCACAAAACACCAACATCGAAACAAGATTCACAGCATATGAAATTGTGATGATGGGGCGAGCACCTTATCAAAAAAGGTTTCAAGCAGTCAGTGATAAGGATAGAGAAATTGTAAACGAAGCTATGAAGATGACGAATTGCTATCACTTACGTGAAGCTATATTTTCCAGGTTAAGCGGTGGAGAAAAACAGAGGGTTATTACAGCTAGAGCAATCGCTCAGCAGACACCTTGGTTGTTTTTAGACGAACCAGTAGCTCATTTGGATGTTCGGTATCAGATGGAATTAATGAAATATTTAAAGAAGTTAAATGATACGAAGAACACATCGATTATAACTGTACTTCACGACATCAATTTAGCTGCAAGGTATTGTAAACAGATTGTTTTAATGAAAGATGGAAGAATCGTAGCAGCAGGGGAAACAAAACAAGTATTAACGATTGATAATCTGAATCAAGTATTTGAAATTCTCTTCTATGAACTAGAGAATGAAGCATTAGGTGGTACTTATTTCATTCCAACTCCGTCTTAG
- a CDS encoding S-layer homology domain-containing protein — protein sequence MKRKSFIALMLAGGLIFTSIPVQVDAMSTVVAEAVTSESVQSNSTEDTKLQANLSKIITEIKKKVTIPSDCTKFDSNYYGEEYGRGIQWNLNWSSEKGSHYFNVVCDDNANITFINDRDYDKYDKQEPINYLIKELRPVADAFIKKVAPEVWGHVTYQTASYVGYYNNCYQFEYVRTENGIMMPDNTITIQISAADKKVQRYNANWLFGLSIPSKDVKISKEQATEKIKKQVSMELKYLTKWSEDGKTRSAYLVYAPNNNYIAVDAKTGEVYTSREQWIETSEKESAMQDTSKNESNAGGSTLTKEELAQIKEIGSLITKEQAIDKVVKNKYLLMDANIKAISASLSGYRLYGNEKEKQYVWSISLTDPRVTDDSKNDYYRASAYATVDAKTGEILSYHSSVKNADQMTTDELEKAKTKLSKEECAKIYEAFAKSQNEKQFTNTKQSSVIQGYIYDYVKEIPVYGGYTFGYERVNEGIPYADNYFTGSVDSISGKVFEYNKNWDTTIKFESSKNAMSPEQAFNAYIKLDGYELVYEINTVHKLAKSGDANGTIENSYSMEYQPRLVYRTNINPNTISPFTGKQLDWSGNVYVSQLKKSADYTDIKGHKYERSILLLRDLGAGSEELKFRPNDVITGKELQSLAEKLFYEASRDEIKLKSNNGITKQQLAKYTVQILGYEKVATMGDIFRCGYTDDAKIGKDYYNYVAIAKALKLFGNGNEKAFQPTAKITRGEAADILIKVLNNSAR from the coding sequence ATGAAGAGAAAGAGTTTTATAGCACTTATGTTAGCAGGTGGACTTATTTTTACCAGTATTCCAGTCCAAGTAGATGCGATGTCTACCGTAGTAGCGGAGGCAGTTACCAGTGAAAGTGTGCAGAGTAATTCTACAGAAGATACGAAGCTTCAAGCAAATCTTTCGAAGATTATAACAGAAATTAAGAAGAAGGTTACCATTCCATCTGACTGTACCAAATTTGATTCGAATTATTATGGCGAAGAATACGGAAGAGGAATACAGTGGAACTTAAATTGGTCTAGTGAAAAAGGTTCACATTATTTTAATGTGGTTTGTGATGATAATGCGAATATAACTTTTATTAATGATAGAGATTATGATAAGTATGATAAGCAAGAGCCAATCAACTATCTCATCAAAGAACTTCGCCCTGTTGCAGATGCTTTCATTAAAAAGGTTGCACCTGAAGTTTGGGGGCATGTAACATATCAAACCGCATCTTATGTAGGATATTATAACAACTGTTATCAGTTTGAATATGTTCGGACTGAGAATGGTATCATGATGCCTGATAATACGATTACAATACAAATTAGCGCAGCAGATAAGAAAGTTCAGAGGTATAATGCAAACTGGTTATTTGGGTTATCCATTCCTTCCAAAGATGTAAAGATATCAAAAGAGCAAGCTACTGAGAAGATAAAGAAACAAGTTTCAATGGAGCTTAAATATCTAACAAAGTGGAGTGAAGATGGTAAAACGAGAAGTGCTTACCTTGTGTATGCACCTAATAATAATTATATAGCAGTAGATGCAAAAACAGGGGAAGTATACACATCGAGAGAGCAATGGATAGAAACTTCGGAAAAAGAAAGTGCAATGCAAGATACTAGTAAAAATGAAAGTAATGCAGGTGGGTCTACTTTAACAAAGGAAGAGTTAGCACAAATTAAGGAAATAGGAAGTCTAATTACAAAGGAGCAGGCAATCGATAAGGTGGTTAAGAATAAATATTTACTTATGGATGCTAATATAAAGGCGATATCAGCATCCCTTTCTGGGTATCGTTTGTATGGTAATGAAAAAGAAAAGCAATATGTATGGAGTATTTCATTAACTGATCCTAGAGTAACAGATGATAGTAAAAATGATTATTATAGAGCTAGTGCGTATGCAACTGTTGATGCAAAAACTGGTGAGATTTTATCCTACCATTCAAGTGTTAAAAATGCTGATCAGATGACAACAGATGAATTAGAGAAAGCGAAAACGAAGCTTTCCAAAGAAGAATGTGCGAAAATCTATGAAGCATTTGCGAAATCTCAGAATGAAAAGCAATTTACGAATACGAAACAGTCCTCTGTAATTCAAGGTTATATCTATGACTATGTAAAAGAAATCCCTGTATATGGTGGATATACATTTGGATATGAAAGAGTAAATGAAGGAATTCCTTATGCAGATAATTATTTTACTGGTAGCGTGGATTCTATTAGCGGTAAAGTATTCGAGTATAACAAGAACTGGGATACTACTATAAAATTCGAGTCATCCAAGAATGCAATGAGTCCAGAACAGGCATTTAATGCGTATATTAAATTGGATGGTTATGAGCTAGTTTATGAAATTAATACAGTTCACAAATTAGCAAAGAGCGGAGATGCTAATGGTACTATAGAGAATTCATATTCCATGGAATATCAACCTAGATTAGTATATCGTACCAACATCAATCCAAACACAATATCACCATTTACCGGTAAGCAATTAGATTGGTCTGGTAATGTTTATGTGTCACAATTAAAGAAATCGGCTGATTATACTGACATCAAAGGTCATAAGTATGAGAGAAGTATCTTATTATTGCGCGATTTAGGAGCTGGTTCTGAAGAATTAAAATTCCGACCAAATGATGTGATTACAGGAAAAGAGCTACAGAGTCTCGCTGAAAAGCTATTCTATGAAGCTTCTAGAGATGAAATAAAATTAAAGAGTAATAATGGAATAACCAAACAACAGTTGGCAAAATACACTGTGCAAATACTAGGTTATGAGAAAGTTGCGACGATGGGCGATATCTTCCGTTGTGGTTATACCGATGATGCTAAGATAGGGAAAGATTATTATAATTATGTAGCAATAGCCAAAGCACTTAAGCTATTCGGAAATGGGAATGAAAAGGCATTCCAACCTACTGCTAAAATAACAAGGGGCGAGGCAGCAGATATCCTGATCAAAGTATTAAACAACAGTGCAAGGTGA